Proteins from a genomic interval of Ralstonia wenshanensis:
- a CDS encoding amino acid ABC transporter ATP-binding protein encodes MNMITIEHVDKWYGDYHALVDINETVAKGEVVVVCGPSGSGKSTLIRTLNRLEAIQKGRIVVNGHEVHAPGVDVNQLRSGIGFVFQQFNLFPHLTVMQNCTLAPVQLKRMAPQEAKDFAMSLLERVGLPHKAGAYPGELSGGQQQRVAIARALAMKPPVMLFDEPTSALDPEMVNEVLLVMKDLARDGMTMVCVTHEMGFAREVADRVLFMDQGQVLERATPEDFFQRPQHPRAQRFLADIRSPWSEPA; translated from the coding sequence ATGAACATGATCACGATCGAACACGTCGACAAGTGGTACGGCGATTACCACGCGCTGGTCGACATCAACGAAACCGTTGCCAAGGGTGAAGTGGTGGTGGTGTGCGGGCCGTCGGGCTCGGGCAAGTCGACGCTTATCCGGACGCTGAACCGGCTCGAAGCCATTCAGAAAGGCCGCATCGTCGTGAACGGCCACGAGGTGCATGCACCGGGCGTGGACGTCAACCAACTGCGCAGCGGCATCGGCTTCGTGTTCCAGCAGTTCAACCTGTTTCCGCACCTGACCGTCATGCAGAACTGCACGCTGGCGCCGGTGCAACTCAAGCGCATGGCACCGCAGGAAGCGAAGGACTTTGCGATGAGTCTGCTCGAACGCGTAGGGCTGCCGCACAAGGCCGGCGCCTACCCTGGTGAGCTGTCGGGCGGGCAACAGCAGCGCGTGGCCATCGCGCGCGCCCTGGCCATGAAGCCGCCCGTCATGCTGTTTGACGAGCCGACGTCCGCGCTGGACCCGGAGATGGTGAACGAAGTGCTGCTGGTCATGAAGGACCTCGCCCGCGACGGCATGACCATGGTGTGCGTCACGCACGAAATGGGCTTCGCGCGCGAAGTGGCCGACCGCGTCCTGTTCATGGACCAGGGCCAGGTGCTGGAACGCGCCACGCCCGAAGATTTCTTCCAGCGCCCGCAACACCCGCGCGCACAACGCTTCCTGGCCGACATCCGCTCGCCCTGGAGCGAACCCGCCTGA
- a CDS encoding MFS transporter: MTMHAFTAGAKTKPEPHASRTPSARSLRGLDALSFLMADVRDGVGPFLAVFLKGTQHWSSADIGLVVGASGLAGAIAQIPAGMLVDTVRAKRAVIAISAGVIGLGCMLIAWSPTWAVIFCTQIALALVSAVIGPCLASLSLGIVGHRRLPARVSRNEVFNHAGNFSGAILAASVTHYAGTLWLFYIVCAFSVASAFAAALIRPADVDYEIARGGEMLHAESRAGKPQPILDVFKRRDLLALLATVVLFHFGNAAMLPLAGQMIAVEAPHKGVQWLGACVIAAQLVMVVVAAAVGRAIKAGVGRKKLFLIALVVLPVRGVLFALTSSPYAVIAIQLLDGVSAGIFGVVITVMLSDMMRGTGRFNFAQGTVSLVVGIGAALSNLTGGLLVDRFGFAAAFLALSIVAGAAIFVFAVFMPERSSGEEAAQVARSGA; this comes from the coding sequence ATGACGATGCACGCCTTCACAGCCGGAGCCAAGACCAAGCCAGAGCCGCACGCCAGCCGCACACCGTCCGCACGCAGCCTTCGGGGCCTTGACGCGCTCAGCTTCCTGATGGCCGATGTCCGGGACGGCGTCGGACCTTTTCTTGCGGTATTCCTGAAGGGGACGCAGCACTGGTCTTCGGCGGATATCGGTCTTGTCGTCGGTGCAAGCGGGCTCGCCGGCGCGATCGCCCAGATACCAGCGGGCATGCTGGTAGACACCGTTCGGGCCAAGCGTGCCGTGATTGCCATTTCGGCCGGTGTAATCGGCCTGGGTTGCATGCTGATCGCATGGTCGCCCACGTGGGCCGTCATCTTTTGCACGCAGATTGCACTGGCGCTCGTCTCGGCGGTCATCGGGCCGTGCCTTGCCTCGTTGAGCCTGGGGATCGTCGGGCACCGCCGGCTGCCTGCACGCGTGAGCCGCAACGAGGTCTTCAATCACGCCGGCAATTTCAGCGGCGCGATCCTGGCCGCAAGCGTCACGCACTACGCGGGCACGCTGTGGCTCTTCTACATCGTCTGCGCCTTCTCTGTGGCAAGCGCGTTTGCGGCGGCGCTCATACGGCCAGCCGACGTTGATTATGAAATCGCACGCGGCGGTGAAATGCTGCACGCGGAAAGCAGGGCCGGTAAACCGCAGCCGATCCTGGATGTGTTCAAACGGCGCGATCTGCTGGCGCTGCTCGCCACAGTCGTACTGTTCCATTTTGGCAATGCAGCCATGCTGCCGCTTGCAGGGCAAATGATCGCCGTAGAAGCGCCGCACAAGGGCGTGCAGTGGCTCGGCGCATGCGTGATTGCGGCACAGCTCGTGATGGTCGTGGTGGCGGCAGCTGTCGGACGCGCAATCAAAGCCGGTGTCGGACGGAAGAAGCTGTTTCTCATCGCGCTGGTGGTGTTGCCAGTGCGGGGCGTTCTGTTTGCACTGACGAGCAGCCCATACGCCGTCATAGCAATCCAGCTTCTGGATGGCGTGAGTGCCGGCATTTTCGGCGTTGTGATCACGGTCATGCTGTCCGACATGATGCGCGGCACAGGGCGCTTCAACTTTGCGCAAGGCACCGTTTCGCTGGTCGTGGGCATTGGCGCAGCACTCAGCAATCTCACCGGCGGCCTGCTGGTCGACCGCTTTGGATTTGCCGCGGCGTTCCTCGCACTCTCAATCGTGGCCGGTGCGGCCATCTTCGTCTTTGCGGTCTTCATGCCTGAGCGTTCATCGGGCGAAGAGGCCGCGCAAGTCGCGCGCTCGGGCGCGTGA
- a CDS encoding amino acid ABC transporter permease, with protein MPHFDLSMLLSGQYHQWLVSGFFLSIKLSVLAFVLALPLAIVVALLRLSPAAPLRGIGQTFVEAIRNVPLLAHMLFWYFGAPQILPEFIRDWLYSMNYEAASAVIALVLYTAAYMAEDIRSGIRSIPKEQLEASRALGLSFLQAMRLVVLPQSLRVTVPPLVSQTLNLWKNSSIAMVIGVAELMYQAQQVESATFRGFEAFAFATAAYLTISIAITVFSAWYQHRYPVRTL; from the coding sequence ATGCCCCATTTTGATTTGTCGATGCTGCTCTCTGGGCAGTATCACCAGTGGCTTGTCAGCGGTTTCTTCCTGTCGATCAAGCTCTCCGTGCTGGCCTTCGTGCTGGCTCTTCCGCTTGCCATCGTGGTGGCGCTGCTGCGCCTGTCGCCCGCCGCACCGCTGCGCGGCATCGGCCAGACGTTCGTCGAAGCCATCCGCAACGTGCCGCTGCTCGCCCACATGCTGTTCTGGTATTTCGGCGCGCCGCAGATCCTGCCGGAGTTCATCCGGGATTGGCTCTACAGCATGAACTACGAGGCCGCGAGCGCGGTCATTGCGCTCGTGCTCTATACGGCCGCGTACATGGCGGAAGACATCCGCAGCGGCATCCGCTCGATCCCGAAGGAACAGCTTGAAGCCAGCCGCGCGCTCGGGCTCTCGTTCCTGCAGGCCATGCGCTTGGTGGTGCTGCCGCAATCGCTGCGCGTGACGGTACCGCCGCTGGTCAGCCAAACGTTGAACCTGTGGAAGAACTCCAGCATCGCCATGGTTATCGGCGTGGCCGAGTTGATGTACCAGGCTCAGCAGGTGGAGTCCGCCACCTTCCGCGGCTTTGAGGCGTTTGCGTTTGCCACTGCCGCCTATCTGACCATCTCGATTGCGATCACGGTGTTCTCCGCCTGGTATCAGCATCGCTACCCCGTCCGGACGCTGTAG
- a CDS encoding D-amino acid dehydrogenase produces MQIAVVGAGIIGISTAHALAQEGHQVTLVERHPGPGEGTSYANGGQLSYSYVAPLAGPGVLSHVPGWLLRRDSPLRLKPSLDPALLRWGLRFIAACNRDRADRTTRELLALSFYSRARMEALREALPDLAFSFARRGKLVVHREAAAFESARAQVGYQATLGCEQHALSADEAVAHEPALAGVRDQIVGAIYTPDEDVADCHQLCVGLFDRLRAMPNVTLRFNTGVDALWTEGRRVRGLKLADGEQVAADAVVMAAGVTSAKLLSPLRIDPGLYPLKGYSISLPLEAGDVAPVISVTDAARKIVYARIGQTLRVAGMADLVGWSTALDTRRAQTLYDETRALFPGAMRANDAGADAAPWAGMRPATPTGVPVVGPSPVQGLWLNVGHGALGFTLALGSAGLLADLIAGRKPAISPVPYALAA; encoded by the coding sequence ATGCAAATAGCAGTAGTCGGCGCCGGCATCATCGGCATCAGCACGGCCCATGCGCTGGCCCAGGAAGGCCATCAGGTCACCCTGGTCGAGCGCCATCCGGGCCCGGGCGAGGGCACCAGTTACGCCAACGGCGGCCAGTTGAGCTACAGCTATGTGGCGCCGCTGGCCGGCCCCGGCGTGCTTTCGCATGTGCCGGGCTGGCTGCTGCGCCGTGATTCGCCGCTGCGCCTGAAGCCGTCTCTGGACCCGGCGTTGCTGCGCTGGGGGCTGCGCTTTATCGCGGCCTGCAATCGCGACCGTGCCGATCGCACCACGCGCGAGCTGCTCGCGTTGTCGTTCTACAGCCGCGCCCGCATGGAAGCGCTGCGGGAGGCGCTGCCGGATCTGGCGTTTAGCTTTGCGCGTCGCGGCAAGCTGGTGGTGCATCGCGAGGCTGCGGCGTTTGAATCTGCCCGCGCCCAGGTCGGCTATCAGGCCACGCTCGGCTGCGAGCAGCATGCGTTGTCCGCCGATGAGGCTGTCGCCCACGAGCCCGCGCTTGCCGGCGTACGCGACCAGATCGTCGGCGCCATCTACACGCCGGACGAAGACGTGGCGGATTGCCATCAACTCTGCGTCGGCTTGTTCGACAGGTTGCGCGCGATGCCGAACGTGACGCTGCGCTTCAATACCGGCGTGGATGCGTTGTGGACCGAAGGCCGCCGAGTGCGTGGTCTCAAACTGGCCGATGGCGAACAGGTTGCCGCCGATGCGGTGGTGATGGCAGCGGGCGTGACCAGCGCCAAGCTGCTCAGCCCATTGCGCATCGACCCCGGCCTGTATCCGCTGAAGGGTTACAGCATCAGCCTGCCGCTGGAGGCGGGCGATGTTGCCCCGGTGATCAGCGTGACGGATGCGGCGCGCAAAATCGTTTATGCCCGTATCGGCCAGACGCTGCGTGTGGCGGGCATGGCTGATTTGGTGGGCTGGTCAACGGCGCTGGATACGCGCCGTGCGCAGACGCTGTATGACGAAACGCGCGCGCTGTTTCCGGGTGCCATGCGCGCCAATGACGCGGGTGCCGATGCTGCCCCCTGGGCCGGCATGCGGCCCGCAACGCCAACAGGCGTGCCGGTGGTGGGCCCATCGCCGGTGCAAGGGTTGTGGTTGAACGTGGGCCACGGCGCGCTGGGCTTTACGCTGGCGCTGGGCAGTGCAGGCTTGTTGGCCGATCTGATTGCTGGCCGCAAGCCCGCGATTTCCCCAGTGCCGTACGCGCTTGCCGCGTGA
- a CDS encoding methyl-accepting chemotaxis protein, with protein MKVKTQLFSAFAALAALVAIMAGMACYQLNALSTKFGNFETGLYLRSKLVAEVQVDVEQRAVAARNLVLADTEAGRRDAAEAVAKAHAGVQAHLTRLEDETRNGPDSSDEARALVGAIRAVENKYGPVALEITRLAQTGHRDDAIQMINRDCIPLLHALDKAVQAYNAFVSTRSAAAVESAQAYATTAMWIAVAAGLFAFAAAGVLGIAIARSVLGALGAEPSSLAAIATRIAAGDFREQDAFRIAPSGSVLSSMKQICQGLGVLIGRVGDVAQSVSAGSSQIASGNVDLSSRTEEQASALEEVASSVEELTTTVQQNAANAREAATLALNASDVAEQGSDEVDNMVQTMGKISAGSVRINEITALIEGIAFQTNILALNAAVEAARAGEQGRGFAVVASEVRTLAQRSSSAAKEIKGLIESSLEHVREGDVAVGRAGQTMRSVTTAVANVTRLIEDIASASAEQSQGIAQIHTAVSEMDQMTQRNAALVEEAAAASQALEEQGCLLAESVKHFQVA; from the coding sequence ATGAAGGTCAAGACACAACTATTTTCCGCGTTCGCGGCACTCGCAGCTCTGGTGGCAATCATGGCTGGCATGGCGTGCTATCAGTTGAACGCACTGAGCACGAAGTTCGGGAATTTTGAAACCGGGCTTTACCTACGGTCGAAGCTGGTGGCCGAGGTGCAGGTGGATGTCGAGCAGCGGGCCGTGGCCGCCCGCAACCTCGTGCTGGCAGACACCGAAGCGGGCCGGCGTGATGCGGCTGAGGCGGTTGCCAAGGCCCATGCTGGCGTGCAGGCACATCTCACACGCCTTGAAGACGAAACCCGGAACGGACCGGATTCATCTGACGAGGCTCGCGCGTTGGTAGGTGCCATCCGTGCGGTGGAAAACAAGTACGGTCCCGTCGCGCTTGAGATCACAAGGTTGGCGCAGACGGGCCACCGCGACGATGCGATCCAGATGATCAACCGGGACTGCATCCCGCTGCTGCACGCGCTGGATAAGGCGGTGCAAGCGTACAACGCATTCGTCTCCACTCGCTCTGCTGCTGCAGTGGAGTCGGCACAGGCGTATGCGACCACAGCCATGTGGATAGCCGTGGCGGCAGGGCTGTTTGCGTTTGCGGCAGCCGGTGTGCTGGGTATTGCCATTGCACGCAGCGTGTTGGGCGCACTCGGGGCGGAGCCCTCAAGTCTGGCAGCCATTGCCACCCGCATTGCCGCCGGCGATTTCCGCGAACAGGACGCGTTCAGGATCGCGCCCAGTGGCAGCGTGCTGTCTTCAATGAAACAGATCTGCCAGGGCCTGGGGGTGCTCATCGGCCGTGTGGGCGATGTGGCGCAGTCGGTTTCTGCCGGCTCCAGCCAGATCGCCAGTGGCAACGTTGATTTGTCGAGCCGCACGGAAGAACAGGCCTCTGCACTGGAAGAGGTGGCCTCCAGCGTGGAAGAGCTGACGACGACAGTGCAGCAGAACGCCGCCAATGCGCGAGAGGCTGCCACGCTGGCGCTCAATGCCTCTGACGTTGCCGAACAAGGCAGCGACGAGGTGGACAACATGGTCCAGACCATGGGCAAGATCAGCGCGGGCTCGGTGCGCATCAACGAGATCACCGCGCTTATCGAGGGGATCGCGTTCCAGACGAACATCCTCGCGCTCAACGCAGCGGTGGAGGCCGCGCGTGCCGGTGAGCAGGGGCGCGGCTTTGCGGTGGTTGCCAGCGAAGTGCGCACGCTTGCGCAGCGGTCGTCTTCTGCGGCCAAGGAAATCAAGGGGTTGATCGAATCGTCGCTTGAGCATGTGCGCGAAGGTGACGTTGCCGTGGGGCGTGCGGGGCAAACCATGCGATCCGTGACCACTGCCGTGGCTAACGTCACGCGGCTGATCGAGGACATTGCATCTGCCAGCGCCGAGCAGAGCCAGGGTATTGCCCAGATCCATACGGCCGTCTCGGAAATGGACCAGATGACGCAGCGCAATGCAGCGCTGGTGGAAGAGGCGGCAGCCGCATCGCAGGCACTGGAAGAGCAAGGCTGCCTGCTTGCGGAGTCCGTGAAGCATTTTCAGGTTGCCTAG
- a CDS encoding amino acid ABC transporter permease: MLDLIQTYGIYYLIGQYPNGPLGGLALTFLLASAGLVLALPMGIILGLCRVSPIAALRWPATALVYIVRGTPLLMVIFWAYFLLPSVTGQRTDQFSTMLTALVIFDGAYLAEIVRAGIQALPRGQMESARSLGLSYMQAMRRVILPQALRNMLPSLVNQLVSTIKETSLGYIISLPEVSFVAGQISTAVMVKSAEVYGLLGISYFIMCFSLTRVAFYLERRLAARAPSKP, encoded by the coding sequence ATGCTCGATCTCATTCAAACCTACGGTATCTATTACCTGATCGGCCAATACCCCAACGGGCCGCTGGGCGGGTTGGCGCTGACGTTCCTGCTGGCGTCTGCCGGCCTCGTGCTTGCGCTGCCGATGGGCATCATCCTGGGCCTGTGCCGCGTGAGCCCGATTGCCGCGCTGCGCTGGCCGGCCACCGCGCTCGTCTATATCGTGCGCGGCACGCCGCTGCTGATGGTGATCTTCTGGGCGTACTTCCTGCTGCCATCCGTCACCGGCCAGCGCACCGACCAGTTCAGCACCATGCTGACCGCGCTGGTGATTTTCGACGGCGCCTATCTGGCGGAGATCGTGCGCGCGGGCATCCAGGCGTTGCCGCGCGGGCAGATGGAGAGCGCCCGCTCGCTCGGCCTGTCGTACATGCAGGCGATGCGCCGGGTGATCCTGCCGCAGGCGCTGCGCAACATGCTGCCGTCGCTGGTCAACCAGCTTGTCTCGACCATCAAGGAAACCTCGCTCGGTTACATCATCAGCCTGCCCGAGGTGTCGTTCGTGGCGGGGCAGATCAGCACCGCCGTGATGGTCAAATCCGCCGAGGTGTACGGCCTGCTCGGCATCAGCTACTTCATCATGTGCTTTAGCCTCACGCGCGTGGCGTTTTACCTGGAGCGCCGCCTCGCGGCACGCGCTCCATCCAAACCATGA
- a CDS encoding ABC transporter substrate-binding protein, which produces MKTNRRLTQFAGAAILAAATLVAATAHADQVSDIKKKGELVCGVLGTDEPFSFLKDPMSREIVGYDVDMCDAIAKSLGVKPVLKQLAVAARLPELQQGRVDLLAASLTHNKEREAQIDFSVSTFITGQKAMVKKSSGITSLAQLDGKKLLTVKGSTMEANIAKTIKNADVVSFDNSPQALLALQQGKGVAYVNDETTLIGNMAKMGPAAKDYALLPQNLSTEHLALGIRKGEPAFKKQVDDVLLGMEKSGEAQKLFDKWFGPNTKMAFPQRTFKISTDKID; this is translated from the coding sequence ATGAAAACAAACCGACGTCTGACGCAATTTGCAGGTGCCGCCATCCTGGCTGCGGCAACCCTGGTCGCCGCCACTGCGCACGCTGATCAAGTTTCCGACATCAAGAAGAAGGGCGAGCTTGTCTGCGGCGTGCTCGGCACCGACGAGCCGTTCAGCTTCCTGAAGGACCCGATGAGCCGCGAGATCGTCGGCTACGACGTCGACATGTGCGACGCCATCGCCAAGAGCCTGGGCGTGAAGCCCGTGCTCAAGCAGCTGGCCGTGGCCGCCCGCCTGCCCGAACTGCAGCAAGGCCGCGTCGACCTGCTGGCCGCCTCGCTCACGCACAACAAGGAGCGCGAAGCGCAGATCGACTTCTCGGTGTCGACGTTCATCACCGGCCAGAAGGCCATGGTGAAGAAAAGCAGCGGCATCACGTCGCTCGCCCAGCTTGATGGCAAGAAGCTGCTGACGGTCAAGGGCTCGACCATGGAAGCCAACATCGCCAAGACCATCAAGAACGCCGATGTGGTCTCGTTCGACAACAGCCCCCAGGCACTGCTGGCCCTGCAGCAAGGCAAGGGCGTCGCCTACGTGAACGACGAAACCACGTTGATCGGCAACATGGCCAAGATGGGCCCGGCCGCCAAGGATTACGCGCTGCTGCCGCAAAACCTGTCGACCGAACACCTCGCACTGGGTATCCGCAAGGGCGAGCCGGCCTTCAAGAAGCAGGTGGATGACGTGCTGCTCGGCATGGAAAAGAGCGGCGAGGCACAGAAGCTGTTCGACAAGTGGTTCGGCCCGAACACGAAGATGGCCTTCCCGCAGCGCACCTTCAAGATCTCTACCGACAAGATCGATTAA
- a CDS encoding glutamate/aspartate ABC transporter substrate-binding protein, translating to MKTLHSTKRILCGLTLAAAGALAVLSTGAQAQSTDTLAKIKQSGVISVGYRESSIPFSYQADANTITGYSQEISNMIVAGVEKTVGKKLQVKLTPITSQNRISLLQNGTIDFECGSTTNNLERQKQVAFSNNIFIYGMLMLVKKDSGIKDFPDLKGKTVVTTAGTTEDRILQKMNGEAKDADKMNLILAKDHGQAFLTLESGRAVAFVMDEPLLYGERTKAKNQADWVVTGKPLQTETYACMMRKDDPAFKKVADDVIADLMKSGKANDLYKKWFLSPIPPKGLNLNYPMTAGMKELYAHPNDKAIQ from the coding sequence ATGAAGACCTTGCATTCGACCAAACGTATTCTGTGTGGCCTGACGCTAGCTGCGGCCGGCGCACTGGCAGTGCTGTCGACCGGCGCGCAGGCGCAGTCGACCGACACGCTGGCCAAGATCAAGCAGTCGGGCGTGATCTCGGTGGGCTATCGCGAGTCGTCGATTCCGTTCTCGTATCAGGCTGACGCGAACACCATCACCGGCTATTCGCAAGAGATCTCCAACATGATCGTGGCGGGTGTGGAAAAGACGGTGGGCAAGAAGCTGCAGGTCAAGCTCACGCCGATTACGTCGCAGAACCGCATCTCGCTGCTGCAGAACGGCACGATCGACTTCGAGTGCGGCTCGACCACCAACAACCTCGAGCGCCAGAAGCAGGTGGCGTTCTCCAACAACATCTTCATCTACGGCATGCTGATGCTGGTGAAGAAGGATTCGGGCATCAAGGATTTCCCGGACCTGAAGGGCAAGACCGTGGTCACCACCGCCGGCACGACCGAAGACCGCATCCTCCAGAAGATGAACGGTGAAGCCAAGGATGCCGACAAGATGAACCTGATCCTCGCGAAGGATCACGGACAGGCGTTCCTGACGCTGGAATCGGGCCGCGCCGTGGCGTTTGTGATGGACGAGCCGCTGCTGTATGGCGAGCGCACCAAGGCCAAGAACCAGGCTGACTGGGTTGTCACAGGCAAGCCGCTGCAGACCGAAACCTACGCTTGCATGATGCGCAAGGACGATCCGGCATTCAAGAAAGTGGCTGACGACGTGATCGCCGACCTGATGAAGTCGGGCAAGGCGAACGATCTGTACAAGAAGTGGTTCCTGTCGCCGATTCCGCCGAAGGGCCTGAACCTGAACTACCCGATGACGGCCGGCATGAAGGAGCTGTACGCACACCCGAACGACAAGGCCATTCAGTAA
- a CDS encoding sigma-54-dependent transcriptional regulator, with product MATILIVDDDDAFREGLAETLTDLGHRVVEAASGQAALQMLGDGQPADCVFLDFRLPDLNGLDVLERLREEPALKAIPVVMLTAYASCDNTIGAMRLGAFEHLTKPVGRRDIAVLLERVFSANQPRTLSSDAGTPFLDESETDRPQLLGISAAMRTVQKQLGRAAMTDSTVLITGETGTGKEVAARVLHASSNRRAGPFVAVNCAAIPHDLLESELFGHRKGAFTGATTDRVGRLVAANGGTLLLDEVGDMPTAMQAKLLRTLQERHVTPLGTNRTIQIDVRVVAATHRDLDAMVAAGQFRQDLHYRLNVVALHLPPLRERVADIVPLAEYFLASAVRATGRPMHLCAEVQRMLVEHAWHGNVRELKNAMERVCSLAPGPTITADDLSFLRRPTAAQERTVPSELIELPLAEAVERVERAVITRALAQANGNRADAARRLGISRQSLYTKMAALGLS from the coding sequence ATGGCAACCATCCTCATAGTCGATGACGACGATGCGTTTCGAGAGGGCTTGGCCGAAACCCTGACCGATCTCGGACACCGCGTGGTCGAAGCCGCATCGGGACAGGCCGCATTGCAGATGCTTGGCGACGGGCAGCCCGCCGATTGCGTGTTCCTCGATTTCCGTCTGCCCGATCTGAATGGCCTGGACGTGCTTGAGCGCCTGCGCGAAGAACCGGCGCTGAAAGCCATTCCGGTCGTCATGCTCACGGCATACGCCAGTTGCGACAACACCATCGGCGCCATGCGCCTGGGTGCCTTCGAGCATCTGACGAAACCGGTTGGGCGTCGCGACATTGCGGTGCTGCTGGAGCGTGTCTTCTCGGCCAACCAGCCGCGCACCTTGTCTTCTGATGCCGGCACGCCGTTTCTTGACGAGTCCGAGACTGACCGGCCTCAGTTGCTGGGTATCAGCGCTGCCATGCGCACGGTACAGAAGCAACTGGGCCGGGCCGCCATGACTGACTCCACCGTGCTCATCACCGGCGAGACAGGAACGGGCAAGGAGGTGGCGGCGCGGGTGCTGCACGCCTCGTCCAATCGGCGGGCCGGGCCGTTCGTTGCAGTCAACTGCGCTGCCATACCGCATGACCTGCTTGAGAGCGAGCTGTTCGGGCATCGCAAGGGTGCATTCACGGGTGCCACCACCGACCGCGTCGGAAGGCTCGTTGCGGCCAACGGCGGTACGTTGCTGCTCGACGAAGTGGGTGACATGCCCACCGCAATGCAGGCCAAGCTCCTGCGCACGCTGCAGGAGCGTCACGTAACGCCGCTGGGCACGAACCGGACCATACAGATCGACGTGCGGGTGGTGGCTGCCACGCACCGTGATCTCGACGCCATGGTGGCGGCGGGACAGTTCCGTCAGGACCTGCACTATCGGCTCAATGTCGTGGCGCTGCATTTGCCGCCCCTGCGCGAGCGTGTGGCCGATATCGTCCCTCTGGCTGAATATTTTCTGGCTTCGGCCGTGCGCGCGACGGGGCGCCCGATGCATCTTTGCGCCGAGGTGCAGCGCATGCTGGTCGAGCACGCATGGCACGGTAACGTGCGTGAGCTGAAGAACGCCATGGAGCGCGTCTGTTCGCTGGCACCCGGGCCCACCATCACCGCCGATGATCTATCGTTTTTGCGCAGGCCCACTGCGGCGCAGGAGCGGACGGTGCCATCCGAGCTTATCGAACTCCCACTCGCCGAAGCCGTTGAGCGCGTCGAGCGCGCCGTCATCACCCGTGCGCTCGCGCAGGCGAATGGCAACCGAGCCGATGCTGCGCGCCGGCTTGGCATCAGCCGGCAGTCTCTCTACACAAAGATGGCGGCGCTCGGGCTGAGTTAA